The DNA window GaatatctttgttttttttccttttgaagCACTTCATTCCAGAAAGGTATTCGGGTCtaaaaaagtgctatataaataaaatgcttagTTACTTACTTATGATTTGTACTGTATGACAGCACACATGAAACCCTTATGAATTCTCTCCTTTACAGGACACCAGCATTGAAAATCTGACTTGTACAACTCCCTGGACTGAATTAACACAGGGTAGGACGTTTGTTCGTTTATTTTCTAACtccttatcctggtcagggtcacagtgtTTGTGGGAATCccttttaaattttgttttatgaagTTTTAGGGTAGAGTCAGAAAGTGAAGGGGATGATTTGAGTATTCCGTGTGAACGAGTCGCAACAGGTCAGAAACCTACATCCACGTGTAAGTGGGGATGTTAGGGCAGGCATAACCCAGCCACTAGGGGGTGCCCTGTGGGCGCACGCAGAAAGCCCTGGGTGGGcctcagccgaaaggggggaatCAATAAGGTGTCGGAATGGCACACAGGACCCTTTGGGGAAAATCACAGCGAAATGGCGCTGGGCACAAAACCAGAATGGCTGGTGAGCTTGTGCCATCTTCACTGGATCATGGCGTTGACTGGCAAATTAGTTGTGTAACAGAAAATCAAAAATACATGTAGTAACCTGAACCCTAATGCAGTCACCCACATTTCCACTAAGCAGATACAGAAAATGGGAGCAGCAGCTATCCTGTAAACTCGCGTCTTCAGGTTTAGGCTCACGGTTCGGGTCGGCGCCGCATGTCTCATGTGCCGGATCTGCGTTTGCAGGACGCTCCTGTCCCACGCGGGCCCCGCATCCCGACTTCCGGAGACCGACCGTGTGGCCGAATCGCTGGTGTTACCGCGCCCATGGTGGTGGGTACCATGGTGTCAGAGACTCGGCAAGGGACTCGCGGGTGCGAGGCGCCGAGCGGCGTTAAGCACTACGCCTGCGGCTCCTGCGCCGCCTTCACCAACATCGTGATAACCTTCCCCATCCAGAAGGTCCTGTTCCGGCAGCAGCTGTTCGGCGTGCGTGCGGGCGAGGCCGTCCGGCAACTGCAGAGGGACGGCTTGCGGAACCTGTACCGCGGCCTGCTGCCTCCTCTGCTTCAGAAGACCACCACGGTGGCCATCATGTTCGGCCTGTACGAGGACATGTCACGACTGCTGCCGCGACCTGCCGGCACCCCGGGGCTGCCGACCGATAGCGTCGCGGCCGTGCTAGCGGGCATCGCCGAGGCGACCTTGACCCCCTTCGAGAGGGTCCAGACGCTGTTGCAGGACCAGCGGCACCACGGCCGCTTCAAAAACACCGTCCACGCGTTCCGGACGCTGGTGCAGGACCATGGTGTGCGCGAGTGCTACCGGGGCATGGTTCCCATCCTGCTGCGGAACGGGCCCAGCAACGCACTGTTCTTCGGCCTCCGCGGGCCCATCAAGGGTAGCCTCCCCGAGGCTGAGACCCATGCCGCCCACTTGGTCAACGACTTCATCTGTGGCGGCCTTTTGGGAGCCATGCTGGGCGTCCTCTTCTTCCCGCTCAACGTCCTGAAGACTCGCATGCAGTCGCAGGTGGGAGGGGACTTCCAGTCCTCGCTCCAAGTCCTGCGCACCATCTGGAGTGAGCGGGACGGCAAACTGACGCACCTCTACCGGGGGGCGCACCTGAATTACCACCGCTCCATCCTGTCTTGGGGCATCATCAATGCCACATACGAGCTTCTCCTGAAGCTCATGTGACCCGGCGTGAGATGGTTGGATCACATTGTCCCTATTAAATTTTCAACAATCAAGAACAAAATGTTGTCATGAAGATGCTTGTGGTCTGTCACCATTATAGCATCTGTGCCCCCCCATCCATTGTTCTGGGCTGGACCGGGTCAGTACCATTTGGGTCGGTTGCACCTGTATGTTCCCCTTGGCCTTCATTTTtttgtgcggggggggggggggtggtcagagCCCAGTTGACTGCAATGACCCAACCGCCAGAAAACAGTCCCTGCTGACGACCACTTTTGGACTAGGGTCTCCATGTTGGCAGCTCTGTCATTTCTTTGGTGATGGTTTCTCTGTCAGGGAATAGAACTCCATCCATTCTCTGAGCTTATACAAAGCTTTAAAGCACAAGGAGGTGGGGTCAGGGTGCTGTCAATCACTCTGTATTAACCAATAAGGACCAATTGGTGAGTGAGAGCATGTGATGACTGAGAGCATGTGATGACTGATGTATCACCCTGAGCAAAGGCTACAGGCAAAAATCCATCCCTGTTGGTTTTATAGGTGCCCATCTATCTAACATTGGGCAGACGGAATGCGGTTTGGGTTTGGTGGCCTCTGTATTGGTACCAGTGTGCCAGCAAGCCCTCAGTCGTTTTCTCGAAGGCCGTTTCCTTACACTCAGACCTATATGCATTGATGCAGTTCATctatttgaatgaatgaatgaatgatttaattaattcatttattctCCTTAACAACCTAGGATGTCAGTACCAACGTTTGTTTAATCCCAACAAGACAACAGTAATGCACATCACACTGTCTTGAGTATTGACATTAAACAATATTGTTCCTTTAAAAGCCATCTTTGtttgtatataaaatacatGAGTTATGTTCCTTAATGTGGCAAATTTGTACTCTGATGCTTCTCAGTGTTAATCAGGCATTCGCACCTGGCTATTAAACAG is part of the Paramormyrops kingsleyae isolate MSU_618 chromosome 25, PKINGS_0.4, whole genome shotgun sequence genome and encodes:
- the slc25a51a gene encoding mitochondrial nicotinamide adenine dinucleotide transporter SLC25A51, giving the protein MVVGTMVSETRQGTRGCEAPSGVKHYACGSCAAFTNIVITFPIQKVLFRQQLFGVRAGEAVRQLQRDGLRNLYRGLLPPLLQKTTTVAIMFGLYEDMSRLLPRPAGTPGLPTDSVAAVLAGIAEATLTPFERVQTLLQDQRHHGRFKNTVHAFRTLVQDHGVRECYRGMVPILLRNGPSNALFFGLRGPIKGSLPEAETHAAHLVNDFICGGLLGAMLGVLFFPLNVLKTRMQSQVGGDFQSSLQVLRTIWSERDGKLTHLYRGAHLNYHRSILSWGIINATYELLLKLM